The genomic region agatttaattttggttggtctttttgaatctgaatttcgaagtttttcaaatttgagattcaacccttgctaaatctgcccctaagtgtacatttatttagagatgcaatgcactacatgtttcggatcacttggatccttcctctggtgcagtatCTGCCCATACTGTATGGTTGATTATATTCTTCCCTCTTATAAGAGAACAGTGGGCCATCTTTAAATAACTTGCCAAAAGTAAGGTCTTGACTTACTGTATCAGGGACCAATCTTTTTAAACCACCTTTTCTATCTGTTACCCATACTCTTTGTGTATTGCTGAGTACTTGGGGCTGTGGATAGCCAGTTCCATACACAAGAGATCCTAGTAGTGATGgacaatttattcagcaggcattggttcgcggcgaatttccgcgCCTCACCGCTCACGAATGTTTacacaaaactgctgcaaaaattcagcgTAGAAGaatttgctgagacaaaaatAACTTGTCGCCCATCAAAATTGttgagcgcataaaaattgtcttgtgtcaaaattatttagacgcccatcgacttcaatgtgttttgcaactTTTCCGAGGTTTCGGGATTTTTTCTTGAGTTTTGAGAATTTTCCTGCGAAGCTAAACTGGACACATTCGCCCACCACTAGATCCTAGTATTTAAGCCTGTCATGGGCAGGAGGTTCCCACTGCCTGTAATCTTGTGGTGCTTCCTAGCTTGTTATGTGCCCATTATTCTTGCCCCATACTTTATAAATGAGGCCAAAGATCTGCACCCAAATAGAAAGGTGTGCACCTAATTCAACTTGTTTCATAtcagtgacattaaggggcatatttatcaagggtcgaatttagagtttatgggagtttctaaaaactcccataaactcgatattcgaaaaaaaaaaacagtaatttattaagacttcgaccattcgccatctaaaacctgccgaattgccattttagcctatgggggacctcctataacctatatggagtcaattggtggactttgaaaagtcaaagtttttttgggaaaaacttcaaatcgaattttatcGAATGCGctaatcctttgattcgaattcggccgaatacagacctattagattgaaaactgacctattcgaccaaaataaaccttcgacttaatttcggtcaatctttttgaattcgaatttcaaagctttttcaattcgaaattcgaccattgataactatgcccctaaaataaactcgaaattcaaatttaaaaattcagattttcaattcgacccttgataaatctgcccctagttgtcATTACGATGCCTGGCTCCATTGACACTGGCAGAGGCAGCTTCATTTTTGTTAACTCCCACTAACAGAATTGCCTTACTAAACAACAATTATCCAGTAATTGGTTTCTAAATAGCTAATTTGTCTGAGGTTTTGTACATCCTGGTGCAATTATTAGGTCCTTTACAACAGaaaattttttccatttaaaaaaagtatattgataAAAATCTAATACAATACACACACTCATGAATATGCCTCTAATTAAGATCCAGAAAAAGCAAAGTAGTAGATAAAGTTTTGGGTATATGGCCTGTCCTGTATTAATTAACGCAAAATGTAAACACATAAACAATTTCCGTAGGTTTTAATTCTAGCCAGCAACATATAACTACAACAAAAATTGTGGTAAGATGACATATTTTGCATCCTGGACAATATTCAAGACTGGTATCGATCCTTCTTGTTATTTGCAGTCACAAAACCATTAGCTTCCACTTAGCTGACATTTCCTGGAAGTAGTTGACAATGAGATTACCAGTGTGTGCAGAGTAAAGGATATATTTCATCCAGGTCAAGAGAACTGCTAAAATTACTTATAGCCATTGTTTACTGAGATAAATTTTGCTCTCATTTCACATGAGGTCACTAACTAATCAATGATACTTTGTAGACTTTCCTTATCAGTTTCAATTATGCAAAGTGCTTTACAacttctttaacatactaaacagTTTGAAAGCTTTGGGTCCCATGCATATACTGTGTTTAAAGCAAAGGAATTATTTTGCATACTTGTTGTTCATACTATttgttggatctgctctattttgaggtgccaggctaatgacttgagacagactgatctttaaataagtggtatttatttacaaaggaactaaaaggtattacataaaaagggaactaactaacatggagggaggtagaaagggatagggaaggatgcaatggaagggagtggaaagtgactaACTAACAAGGgatttacaatgctctttatatacacataaggaagaccattcaaacaagcaTACTACACTTTTCCCAGGatagccacacccaaaagacagtcccagccaatcaagTCGATGTCATATGATGAGCCATGGAAACCTCCAAGTTAGTAGTGTCCTGTAGGTGGCAGTGTAGATCAACTAATGATGTTTAAGATGTCCTGTGGGTGGCAGTGTTGCACAGACAGTCACTTCCATATCTGACATTTGTTCCCAAGGTCTGAAACCTGTTCTGACACCTTGAGGGTGTAAACACATATCCTTTCATCCTTTGTTGTTGGGATCCTCCCATGCCATTCATTGACTTTGTTGTTTCCTCACCCGAGGCCGGGTCTATGGACTCCTCTCTTTGTCCATGATAGCTGTTCCACATTTATACAACAGTGTTAGGAGATAGATATGAAGGCAATCACCTTTTACGACAGGATAGTCTTTGTTCTGTCAGTCTTTGCGTCTGTGTTTATAGTGTACACTGCCCTGAGCCCAGAGTCACTGTTAATTCTTTACCTCACTTAGTTATGGGATATGAGATATgagatattacattcccccatttgtgtcTGAAGGACACACCATGAAAGCATTGGAAGAACCTCTTCGGACTTGTGGCTATATCGGTGTAACATCCTTGGGCAGGGAACAGACAACATTGCACCATTCACTCTCATTCACACATGATAAGATACAAGGCAATAACATAGGTTGTCAATACCACCAAACACTGCACcttatatatacatgtacattcCATGTAGCATAACACCAAATTAAACTCTGTATAATACAGACATTTGTTTGCTAGTCTGCATATTCttaaattaatgttatttttatctgCATAATGCCTTCTAACTTTATATGCAAATGCACTATGTATAACCAACGAAACACATCATTAactaaaacataaataacatacttatattgctatatatatatatacataaacatactTATTCTAAGAAGAAAGTTGTGCCCTATGTATTCCATTTAACCTGAACAATGTGTGAGTAATGCTGTTCTGAAACCTGTCTTAATAAAATTCAAAAGTTCTAAACACATTTGCCCTTCAAAACATAACCAAACTCAGTTGATCCAGGGCCCACATTTTGTTTTCTATGTAGTTTCATGGATCCTGGAAATAAAAGAGCAAGAGCAGGACCATATGCTTAGCATTATTATCTGTTCAGTacattctgttaaaaaaataatataaaatgatataaaatgaaagctgcaaaaaaacaataaaaaaaattgtaaaaacattttcatgtatcTACTGCATCTTTTGATGGGCTTTAGGAAAGAAAAACTATGATCACCCCCCATTTGGTACCGAAAAACGTAGGTACCATTATGCAAgtagagagcaaaaaaaaaaattggaaaaaaaaaaaattcaaaattacacGGTCTGCTATTTTTAGCAGTGTTTTGATAAAACAATGAAGATACTAATACTGTATACAAACTAACACAAAACACTAAACAGAGACAACATGTAAAACAaagataaacacatttacatttaacaacacaaatacatgaacaaaaacaaatacctGTGGACAATAAAGTTAATAATATACCAAGGACACCAGTATTGTGAAGAGATGTTATTgagtttaaatattgttttttaaattgttttttttaaattgtttttttaaattgtttgcaaacaattattttactattgagctcaTTGATTGTACCACGTGGTTTTAAAACAAATCTACAACCTgttgaaacaaaaatcaattttaaaatcacaGTATCTTCTTCATTTTACAGGATAAATGGACAATCGTTCTTCCACTAGTactctgaaaaagaaacatacatataattaatatacagAACATTACAAATAACATAGTACATATCCATTATACAGTGGTCATGGCCATATCTAGTTTTAATTCCATCACATTCCTTGTCATTAGAAAACAGGCATATTTGTGTTTGGTACACCCTGGGCAAACTGTGCTAAATTGGCCATTAGCATTTGCATAGCAATGTGAGACCAACTGCTGTAAAGCCACAGTGGAATGTTCACCCAAGGCATAAAGGGTGGGGCAGTTGTcccttcttttcctgttttacagGGAGGTGTGTGAAATTCCCTTTTGGGCTCATTTTGGctctctttttgatctcctgcactattGGAACCTGTGTCTATGTTATCAGAGGAGACAACAGTTTCAGGCTCTGAGGGAGGGCTATGGTCTAGGAGATAATCATTTAGATTTTCCTGTGCATCCCCCTCTTGTCTCTGTATTGAATGGATTGGGTAAGTATCATGCTGATTGGCAGAAGTTCTGCAAAATCGAGCAATATGACCATACTTACCACAACTGTAACATTTCCGTGGAAATCTCCTGCTTTGGTTGTTTTTAGAAGCAACAGAAATATGTCTCTGGAATTCAAAAGACTCCTGAGACCAATCCCtaagtgtatttataaagttgttgTATGAGGTGGCATACCTAAGGGCAGTTCTTGTGTTGTAatcaacattacatttatttgccaTTGAGTAGAGGAAATTGGGCTCATCTGGCAACATATCAGGGCAGTTGAATACAACTTTATATAGGGAGAGATAATCAGTGCAAAATAACATTGGATCATCTCCTTTCCTATACCTTGCATTCTCCAATGCATTTGTACCTCTTATATCACGCCCACCCAAAATCCTTTGCAACTCTCTTAACCTTTCAGTGGTACTTCCCCAATTTTCATTGATATTGGACAATGTCCCAATGTGCTTACCCACCGGAGGCCTAAGTTCTGCAGCCAACTGATATGGGAGCCATGCTCTAAGCAAGGCACATGCATCTTTATTTCCAAGGTTATATTGTTTGACCACGGCTTCCAATTTATTGGAAAGGCTAATAGGGGATAAATTAGTGTCAAACGTTCCCAATATCTGGGTCAAACTTATAACCTCTTGTATTTTCAGTGCTGCTGAGTTTGAATGAATATTATTATCAGTTGGCCCATGTGTATTATTGATCTGTTGTCTAGCACATTCTGATTGGGGGCTAAAGAGAGATGGACTAGGTAATGTTTGTGGTCTTATACCTTGTTCTCCATCTTTTATCTCTTGCTCAGTAACAGGGCAGACACTTACTGGGACATTTAGTTCATATCCAGCCTTGCTTTCTAAAGATATCACCTCTTGTTCTCTGAGCCTGCACATCTCCTCACAATCCTTCAACTTTTCTTCTAACAAATCATTCTGTTTAGCTAACAGTTCTACCTTCTCCCTCAGTTCTTCTAATTCTGAAATATGCTCTTCTGAAGTGCTAGCTGCTACAATAAGTGACTCACCAAACTTTTCCAAGTCTTCTCTAAACTGGACCTTCTCATTTCTCCACTGTTCTGCCTTATTCTCAGCAATAACTTTCATCTTTAATAATGCTAATATTTCATTggccattttaattttctttaccatttttgcaagatgattacattttactttattgttgTAACTTTGACACTGTGTCAGTAGACTTTTAAACTGATGTGTCAAAGACTCATCTGCACATGAATTGTAATCAGCTGAAGCATATTTGTTTACATATCTTTCAACAAATTCCATGTTTACAACAAACAATACACACTACAAACAATTACTTACACAAACAAAACACTAAACTTCACAACAACAACAAACTATACCTTAGTTTCTAcacaataactgaccttactaccTTACTTAAAGTGTTCCTTAActtctttccactaaaaaaaaacagaaacgttTCTAATACAATAACTTCAGTTAAAATTAGATAAAAGAAACATATACTTACCTGTGTTAGGCTCCAGGCTTTCTTTTCTGGTCAGACCTTTAACGCGTCAGTCTCAGGCTTCTCAAATCTTCTCAGCCAAGCAGATTCCTTTTCCTTAGGATGATGGGTTTAGTTGAAATCCTCAAAtctggggtgccaatatgttggatctgctctattttgaggtgccaggctaatgacttgagacagactgatctttaaataagtggtatttatttacaaaggaactaaaaggtattacataaaaagggaactaactaacatggagggaggtagaaagggatagggaaggatgcaatggaagggagtggaaagtgactaACTAACAAGGgatttacaatgctctttatatacacataaggaagaccattcaaacaagcaTACTACACTTTTCCCAGGatagccacacccaaaagacagtcccagccaatcaagTCGATGTCATATGATGAGCCATGGAAACCTCCAAGTTAGTAGTGTCCTGTAGGTGGCAGTGTAGATCAACTAATGATGTTTAAGATGTCCTGTGGGTGGCAGTGTTGCACAGACAGTCACTTCCATATCTGACATTTGTTCCCAAGGTCTGAAACCTGTTCTGACACCTTGAGGGTGTAAACACATATCCTTTCATCCTTTGTTGTTGGGATCCTCCCATGCCATTCATTGACTTTGTTGTTTCCTCACCCGAGGCCGGGTCTATGGACTCCTCTCTTTGTCCATGATAGCTGTTCCACATTTATACAACAGTGTTAGGAGATAGATATGAAGGCAATCACCTTTTACGACAGGATAGTCTTTGTTCTGTCAGTCTTTGCGTCTGTGTTTATAGTGTACACTGCCCTGAGCCCAGAGTCACTGTTAATTCTTTACCTCACTTAGTTATGGGATATGAGATATGAGATATTACACTATTGTAATGttaattttgaaatattaatttaaatacaaGTTGATATTCATATCCTAATTATACATCTCTACATTTGGCAATATTGCATATGTATTGCATATTGCATTCAGTACATCAGTATATCTGGTGTTTCTTACCTACTACTGTACTGTAGTCCTTaggttttttaaagtttattggaaAATCTTGGCTTTAAGTTCTTACATTGCAGTATTTCTGTAACAAATATACCTGGCAGGCGGCAAGGGACGCCAGCCGCCTCGCCCTGCGGTGACGTCCGTCGCCTGTTCTCTCTGCCGGCTGTAATCTTCTGCCGCTTCCAGGTTGCGCTGCGATCTGGTGAATTCGGTTTTACCCAGAGCGCtgcatgacgtcatcgcgcaggGCGAGAAATTCAAAATATTAAGAGATTcactgcccaatgtaaaggtGCTTTCTAGTCCCTGGGTACTACCTGTATAATTCTCCAGTTTTGATTCttagtgtattgacccttgcctgtccctgatactGCTACTTgttgcctgaactgacccctgcctggctgacAAATCTCTTGTATTACGTTTGGTACCGCATTGATTCTCCCATGACCCTGACCTGCTACTGCTACCTTCCTTGGCACTGAGTTACCCGATTGCTTTGACCAGGCCTGTTCTTTCTACGCTACAGCTCCTCTGTCATTTCACTTCATGTTTGGTTCCCAtgctcgcccagaactctctcccttgcTCTCCCTCATGGCGGCATCTTAGTAGCGGAACCAAacgtggctgctacaggcagaagagtgggcttagaccggaaccttggagttagctTTGGGTTTGGGATTCCAAACAGCTTCTCCTTCATCTGGATGTGTAGGCTTTGCATGGTAGATAGGATAATAACTATGAGCTAATAGTGGTgagtaaaactgacgtgtttattttcatgggcaaatttgtgaaaCCAAATAAAGATTCActaaattataacaaataaaaaaacaaacaaatacaacaagtattgtagaagtgatatctatattggctaacaataaaaacacattgcaagCTTTTCGGAGCACCAAGGTCATTTCATCAGgctaaatacaaatgaaagctggaaaagcacagcatatatactgttagataaataaataaataaattaggaagttacagatagatagagataaattgtagagataataatcTGAATTAGGGTGGgatgtaaatagtccaggggtctggattcaggcaagtcacatagtgtgacatgaaacatGACCCAAAATAAaggtgttaaataactccattcaTTTGAATTCATAGATCTTTCTTTTTCACGTTCATTTTTAAAGGtgcccttttagaattaagaccttcatgtcctgaagactgtgattttgattgcagaagtgttgctccactggtgtatcacatgatttgttCTTGATCATATGTCTGATATGCCTTATGGACTGTATTGTTCAAGCGTGAATCAAGATTTAGACCAATCTGAGTTGTTAGTGATCAACATTTTCAATACTTTTAACCTAAATATACCTGCTTCTGGTTTACCTCCAAAAGGTGCCTTTTGTTGTATGATCTCATGCATAAAACAACACATAAACATATTGTATATGTGTAAAATATTAGCATTTTAACTTGTTCACATTTATGAATAATAATCTAGATTTTAATATGAGGCTATCATTTTTCCTTCCTAAATACTGAGCTGAAAAAGCTTATGACCCAGATTTTATGCTGAAATGTATATGaacaaaacaattttgttttatttctaagataaaataaTCATTGCAGTCAGTTTGACTGTTATTCCCCTGTGGAGACTATATGAGtata from Xenopus laevis strain J_2021 chromosome 1S, Xenopus_laevis_v10.1, whole genome shotgun sequence harbors:
- the LOC121399296 gene encoding posterior protein-like codes for the protein MEFVERYVNKYASADYNSCADESLTHQFKSLLTQCQSYNNKVKCNHLAKMVKKIKMANEILALLKMKVIAENKAEQWRNEKVQFREDLEKFGESLIVAASTSEEHISELEELREKVELLAKQNDLLEEKLKDCEEMCRLREQEVISLESKAGYELNVPVSVCPVTEQEIKDGEQGIRPQTLPSPSLFSPQSECARQQINNTHGPTDNNIHSNSAALKIQEVISLTQILGTFDTNLSPISLSNKLEAVVKQYNLGNKDACALLRAWLPYQLAAELRPPVGKHIGTLSNINENWGSTTERLRELQRILGGRDIRGTNALENARYRKGDDPMLFCTDYLSLYKVVFNCPDMLPDEPNFLYSMANKCNVDYNTRTALRYATSYNNFINTLRDWSQESFEFQRHISVASKNNQSRRFPRKCYSCGKYGHIARFCRTSANQHDTYPIHSIQRQEGDAQENLNDYLLDHSPPSEPETVVSSDNIDTGSNSAGDQKESQNEPKREFHTPPCKTGKEGTTAPPFMPWVNIPLWLYSSWSHIAMQMLMANLAQFAQGVPNTNMPVF